The Pyrus communis chromosome 2, drPyrComm1.1, whole genome shotgun sequence genome includes a window with the following:
- the LOC137725936 gene encoding uncharacterized membrane protein At4g09580, whose amino-acid sequence MAAPRNLTGDAGRLPMDEENPKEDDWSTGKRPKSDRFPLSRWEFAAALGVFLVFSTGLCCVYLTMPAAEYGKLKLPRSVADLRLLKDNLATYANDYPAQFILGYCSTYIFMQTFMIPGTIFMSLLAGALFGVIRGLILVVCNATAGASSCFFLSKLIGRPLVSWLWPERLRFFQAEIAKRREKLLNYMLFLRITPTLPNLFINLASPIVDIPFHIFFLATFVGLIPASYITVRAGLALGDLKSVKDLYDFKTLFVLFLIGSVIILPTVLKRKRIYE is encoded by the exons CTATGGACGAGGAGAATCCCAAGGAGGACGATTGGTCCACCGGCAAGAGGCCCAAGTCCGATAGGTTTCCGCTGTCGCGGTGGGAATTCGCAGCGGCACTCGGCGTTTTCTTGGTCTTCTCTACCGGTCTCTGCTGCGTCTACTTGACCATGCCTGCCGCCGAGTACGGTAAACTCAAGCTGCCGCGCTCCGTCGCCGATCTTCGCTTGCTCAA AGACAATCTGGCAACATATGCCAATGATTATCCAGCACAATTTATTCTTGGTTACTGCTCTACTTACATCTTCATGCAGACTTTTATGATTCCTGGGACAATTTTTATGTCATTGCTAGCTGGAGCTCTTTTTGGCGTAATCAGAGGCCTTATCTTGGTTGTCTGCAATGCTACAGCTGGAGCATCATCCTGCTTCTTTTTGTCTAAGTTAATTGGAAGGCCTTTAGTTAGTTGGTTGTGGCCAGAAAGGTTGAGATTTTTTCAGGCAGAG ATTGCAAAGCGTAGGGAAAAGCTGCTAAATTACATGCTTTTTCTTAGGATAACTCCAACCTTGCCGAACCTTTTCATCAACTTGGCATCTCCAATTGTTGATATACCGtttcatattttctttctgGCGACTTTTGTTGGTCTTATTCCAGCATCTTATATCACAGTCAGG GCTGGCCTTGCTCTGGGAGATCTCAAGTCCGTCAAGGATCTCTATGATTTTAAAACTCTGTTTGTGCTTTTCCTCATTGGTTCTGTGATTATACTTCCAACCGTTTTGAAGAGGAAGCGAATCTATGAATGA
- the LOC137722610 gene encoding calcium-dependent protein kinase 4-like → MKKGSHSVLPYETPRLRDHYLMGKKLGQGQFGTTYLCTHKPTGAHYACKSIPKRKLLCQEDYDDVWREIQIMHHLSEHPSVVQIKGTYEDSVFVHLVMELCAGGELFDRIVKKGHYSEREAAKLIKTIVGVVEGCHSLGVMHRDLKPENFLFDTPSDDATLKATDFGLSVFYKPGQYFYDIVGSPYYVAPEVLSKIYGPEVDVWSAGVILYILLSGVPPFWAETESGIFRQILHGKIDFESEPWPNISESAKDLMYKMLERHPKKRISAHEVLCHPWIVDDRVAPDKPLDSAVLSRLKQFSAMNKLKKMALRVIAERLSEEEIGGLKELFKMIDTDSSGTITFEELKEGLKKVGSELMESEIKSLMEAADIDNSGTIDYGEFLAATLHLNKMEREENLIAAFSFFDKDGSGYITVDELQQACKEFGLGDVHLDEIVKEIDEDNDGRIDYGEFAAMMRKGGDGGIGRSRTMRNNLNFNLGDAFGIKDQSTSSSAGE, encoded by the exons ATGAAGAAAGGATCGCATTCAGTATTGCCGTACGAAACGCCGCGGCTGAGAGACCATTACCTGATGGGCAAGAAATTGGGCCAAGGACAATTCGGCACCACCTACCTCTGCACCCACAAGCCCACCGGCGCCCACTACGCCTGCAAGTCCATCCCCAAGCGCAAGCTCCTCTGCCAGGAGGACTACGATGACGTCTGGAGGGAGATTCAGATCATGCACCACCTCTCCGAGCACCCCAGCGTCGTCCAGATCAAGGGCACCTACGAGGACTCCGTCTTCGTGCACCTTGTCATGGAGCTCTGCGCCGGCGGCGAGCTGTTTGATAGGATCGTCAAGAAGGGGCATTACAGCGAGAGGGAGGCGGCCAAGCTCATCAAGACCATCGTTGGGGTGGTGGAGGGCTGCCACTCCCTCGGCGTCATGCACCGCGATCTCAAGCCGGAGAATTTCTTGTTCGACACGCCTTCCGATGATGCCACGCTCAAAGCCACCGATTTCGGCTTGTCCGTCTTCTATAAGCCAG gacAATATTTCTATGACATAGTTGGGAGTCCCTATTATGTTGCACCTGAGGTGTTGTCCAAGATTTATGGACCCGAAGTGGATGTATGGAGTGCTGGTGTGATACTTTACATCCTCCTAAGCGGGGTTCCTCCTTTTTGGGCAG AAACTGAATCAGGCATCTTCAGACAGATTTTACATGGCAAAATAGATTTTGAATCTGAGCCGTGGCCTAATATTTCAGAAAGTGCAAAAGATCTCATGTATAAGATGCTTGAGAGGCATCCGAAGAAAAGAATCTCTGCCCATGAAGTCCTAT GTCACCCCTGGATTGTAGACGACAGAGTTGCCCCAGATAAACCACTAGATTCTGCGGTTCTGTCCCGCCTCAAGCAGTTCTCAGCAATGAATAAACTTAAGAAGATGGCACTCCGT GTGATAGCGGAAAGACTGTCAGAAGAAGAGATTGGTGGTTTAAAAGAGCTGTTCAAAATGATTGACACAGATAGCAGCGGGACAATAACATTTGAGGAACTTAAAGAAGGATTGAAAAAAGTGGGCTCGGAGCTAATGGAGTCTGAAATCAAGTCTCTTATGGAAGCA GCTGATATAGACAACAGCGGAACAATAGACTATGGCGAATTTCTTGCTGCTACCTTGCACTTAAACAAGATGGAAAGAGAAGAGAATTTGATTGCAGCCTTTTCCTTTTTTGACAAAGATGGTAGTGGATATATTACAGTGGACGAGCTTCAACAGGCTTGCAAGGAGTTTGGTCTAGGTGACGTTCATCTGGATGAAATTGTCAAAGAGATTGATGAAGACAAT GATGGGCGTATCGATTATGGGGAGTTTGCTGCAATGATGAGGAAGGGGGGTGATGGAGGAATTGGGAGGAGCAGAACCATGAGAAACaatttgaactttaatttgggTGACGCTTTCGGAATAAAAGATCAGTCTACGTCTTCGTCTGCTGGAGAATGA
- the LOC137722619 gene encoding subtilisin-like protease SBT3.11 yields the protein MISSKAFLSSILLLNLIIFSVFAMADESAPKSVAAASSETAVHIIYTERPLENEEPESYHIRTLATVLGSEEAAREALVYSYKTAASGFSAKLTPQQVDQISKLPGVLQVVPSRTLQLHSGPGKLQ from the exons ATGATAAGCTCCAAGGCTTTCCTGTCTTCAATTTTGCTTCTGAATCTCATCATCTTCTCTGTATTCGCTATGGCCGACGAATCTGCTCCCAAATCCGTCGCTGCTGCTTCTTCCGAAACAGCGGTCCACATCATTTACACCGAGCGCCCTCTCGAAAATGAGGAGCCTGAGTCCTACCACATCCGAACCCTAGCCACCGTCCTCGGCAG TGAGGAGGCAGCGAGGGAGGCTCTTGTATACAGTTACAAGACGGCTGCCAGTGGATTCTCCGCTAAGCTCACTCCTCAGCAGGTCGACCAAATTTCAA AGCTACCTGGGGTCCTTCAGGTTGTACCAAGCAGGACACTCCAGCTACACTCAGGACCGGGAAAGCTGCAGTAG